One stretch of Candidatus Marinimicrobia bacterium CG08_land_8_20_14_0_20_45_22 DNA includes these proteins:
- a CDS encoding V-type ATP synthase subunit A has translation MFEVIGKVNRVLGPVIHAKDVTHAQMLELVEVGEDRLIGEIVRLKGDQITIQVYEDTTELTPGASVYGSGMPLSLELGPGLIGSIFDGVQRPLSEIKKLSDQYIHKGVRVPSLNRQKKWKFVPTVEAGVDIVGGQTIGKVQETERIEHRILVPPTISGKIVQIAPEGEYTVDADICRIQTSDGEKSLQLFQRWPVRQGRPVKNRLPSDLPMITGQRVIDTLFPVAKGGTVAIPGGFGTGKTMVEHQIAKWSDADIVVYIGCGERGNEMTDVLNEFPKLIDPHTERPLMERTVLIANTSNMPVAAREASIYTGITIAEYYRDMGYHVAIMADSTSRWAEALRELSGRMEEMPAEEGFPAYLPTRLAEFYERAGLVEALNDQIGSVTIVGAISPPGGDFSEPVTQHTKRFVRTFWALDRDLANSRHYPAISWVDSYSEYVEDITPWWQKNADKDWAELRKKILDLLQREAKLQQVVKLVGADVLPDSQRIILEVCNLFKNVFLQQSAYDKIDMYSTVQKQAKMLRIIVTYYELGVEAIKKGSTLIKIRRTKAAADIAKMKFNITNEETEKLDELLENMKDEMSGLGKLSF, from the coding sequence GTGTTCGAAGTTATTGGTAAAGTCAACCGGGTGCTGGGTCCGGTGATTCACGCAAAAGACGTAACGCACGCTCAGATGCTTGAATTGGTCGAAGTGGGTGAAGACCGGCTCATCGGCGAAATTGTCAGGTTAAAAGGTGATCAGATTACGATTCAGGTTTATGAGGATACGACGGAATTGACGCCGGGCGCATCGGTTTATGGTTCAGGAATGCCACTTTCCTTAGAGTTAGGTCCTGGGCTGATTGGTTCAATTTTCGATGGCGTTCAGCGTCCATTGAGCGAAATCAAAAAACTGTCTGATCAGTATATTCATAAAGGAGTACGGGTTCCCTCACTGAATCGCCAGAAAAAATGGAAGTTCGTTCCGACCGTTGAAGCGGGTGTTGACATTGTCGGCGGTCAGACGATCGGCAAGGTTCAAGAAACCGAGCGGATTGAGCATCGTATTCTCGTTCCGCCTACGATTTCCGGCAAGATTGTTCAAATCGCTCCCGAAGGTGAATACACCGTCGATGCAGATATTTGCCGGATTCAAACGAGTGACGGCGAAAAGTCATTGCAATTATTTCAGAGATGGCCGGTAAGACAAGGCCGACCTGTGAAAAATCGGCTTCCATCTGATCTGCCGATGATTACCGGTCAACGCGTAATCGATACTTTGTTTCCCGTTGCCAAAGGGGGAACCGTCGCCATTCCGGGCGGATTTGGAACCGGCAAAACGATGGTTGAACACCAAATAGCGAAGTGGTCAGACGCCGATATTGTCGTTTATATCGGTTGCGGTGAGCGCGGCAACGAAATGACCGATGTTTTGAATGAATTTCCCAAATTGATCGATCCGCATACCGAGAGACCGTTAATGGAACGTACCGTTCTTATTGCGAATACTTCTAATATGCCGGTTGCGGCGCGTGAAGCGTCGATTTACACTGGAATCACGATTGCAGAATATTATCGCGATATGGGGTATCATGTGGCGATCATGGCGGATTCGACTTCGCGATGGGCGGAAGCCTTGCGCGAACTTTCCGGACGCATGGAAGAAATGCCGGCAGAGGAAGGATTTCCGGCATATTTGCCAACGAGACTTGCCGAATTTTATGAACGCGCCGGTTTAGTCGAAGCGTTGAATGATCAGATCGGTTCTGTGACAATCGTCGGCGCGATCTCGCCTCCTGGTGGCGACTTTTCTGAGCCTGTGACACAACATACGAAACGGTTTGTTCGCACTTTCTGGGCTTTGGACAGAGACCTCGCGAATTCACGCCATTATCCGGCAATTTCATGGGTGGACTCTTATTCAGAATATGTCGAAGACATCACACCGTGGTGGCAAAAAAATGCCGATAAGGACTGGGCGGAATTGCGTAAAAAAATCCTTGATCTGCTTCAGCGCGAAGCCAAACTTCAGCAGGTTGTCAAATTGGTTGGTGCGGATGTGCTTCCGGATTCTCAGAGAATTATTCTCGAAGTCTGTAACCTGTTTAAAAACGTCTTCCTTCAGCAGTCAGCTTACGACAAGATCGATATGTACTCGACGGTTCAAAAACAGGCGAAAATGCTGAGAATCATAGTGACTTATTACGAACTTGGCGTGGAGGCGATCAAAAAAGGTTCGACTCTCATTAAAATCAGACGTACGAAAGCGGCCGCTGATATTGCGAAGATGAAATTTAACATTACAAATGAAGAAACGGAAAAGTTGGACGAACTTCTCGAAAATATGAAAGATGAAATGAGCGGACTCGGGAAACTGAGTTTTTAA
- a CDS encoding ATPase: protein MIAISATSLLVLNAIAQTKEAVQPVSENVQNVAPEKSDISTKWGFITAAFAVGIGSLAGGLAVGYVGAAAMGAIGERPELAGRALIFVGLAEGIAIYGLIIAIMILGKI, encoded by the coding sequence ATGATCGCGATTTCGGCTACGTCTTTATTGGTTTTAAACGCAATAGCTCAGACAAAAGAAGCCGTTCAACCGGTTTCCGAAAATGTTCAGAATGTTGCGCCTGAGAAATCTGACATTTCAACCAAATGGGGATTCATCACGGCGGCGTTTGCTGTCGGAATTGGCTCATTGGCTGGAGGTTTGGCCGTTGGATATGTCGGCGCGGCGGCGATGGGTGCGATCGGCGAGCGGCCGGAATTAGCCGGACGCGCATTGATTTTCGTCGGTTTGGCGGAAGGTATCGCGATTTACGGTTTGATCATCGCCATCATGATTCTCGGGAAAATATAA